TGGGTGGACCAATCTCCACATTTTAGTTTGGTTCTGAGTATTTGTTAAACAGTATCTATTATGTGAGAGAaaagtttctttgtttttaaatatttggggtTTTAATTTCTGATTTACGTCACAGACCGGAAGTCTGTAACttcagagactttttttttttttacaattatgtataaATAAGTATACTAAATAAACTGTCCATCTTTTGTTATCATAATCTCTTATTCTTGTTagccccccccacaccccagaAAATCGAATCGTGTATAGAATTGTGGGCTAGAAATCGTGATTCATATCAAATCGTGATCTTGGTGTATCATTACAGCCCTACTCTGCACGTCAAGCTAAACAGTACCAAAAAGATGCACAAGGGTGTTACTGTTACCACTCTTTGCTGCTCCAGATCTGCCTTGTTTCCGACCAGCAGCATGGGGAAATCATCACGATCCTTCACTCTAAGAATCTGGGTGTGAAACTTCTGGACCTCATGGTAGCTGATAGGACATAAATACATTcaatagaatagaaaataagtacattacaatatcaatccatccattttctggaccgcttatcctcactagggtcccggggaTGCTGGTGCCtgtctcagctaactctgggcaagtggcggggtacaccctgaactggacgcaaaccaattgcagggcacatagagacaaacaatgattcacactcgcattcacacctaggggcaatttagagtcttcaattaacctaccatgcatgcttttggaatgtgcgaggaaaccggcgtacccggagaaaatccacacaggcacgtggagaacatgcaaactccacacaggtgaggccaaaatttaacccgggtcctaagaactgtgactAAGCAGTCGACCACCCAAGATTACAATAGATTATTTGTCGACATGGGGTTTGGCCACCCTGCCGGACAGccagggccccccccccccaaatgctcAGGGCCTTGGGACAGTTGTTGTCCCCCCCataacaaatgttatttttgtgctcaggccaaagcaataaagtaTGGCTTTGGCACAATCTTATGGCATCTTCATGTCAAAGAACTTTGTTGATGTGAATTGAGGCGTTACCAATAGGATGTCATAAAACATTTCAGGGGGTTTTGCTAGTAGCAGCATAATCCCTATCTCACATCTTTTGTAAATTCAGCTAACCTTTCAGTATACACGTTTGTAGTCCTCAGTTAACTGTGTGCATTTGAGACTACCCCAAGGAACTAAAAAGACCACACTGCTTCGTTGGACTGACCATGTGTACAAAGTTTTTGACTATGCAGGAGCTAATGAACCAGTCACGACAGCATACAACAGATAGATTCTTAACATAGATGAGTCTTTATCAGCTATTGGTCTGTTTGCATAGCGTTCAGGCTATGTTTATGTTGATGAAGAAGGAAGAGGCTCTGCATCAGATCAACCAAACACCTGATCGACCAAGCGGGCCCCCCGCCAGTGAGCAACCTCACTGCCTCCTCACAAAGGGCACCACCATTATCAGATTCAGGCCTTGAGTCAGTGCAAATGCCCCCTCAACTCAAGACTCAGCtttaagaaggaaaaaacattgCCCCTAGTTGTGAAGCAGAGAAGCTGCAACAACTGGAAGAGAATACTGCCCCTAGTGGCAAAAAAAGGCAACTGTCAGAATCAGTTCAGGACTTCATTCCAAAACTGTTACATTTCCCTAAAATAGTCTCTGATCCACAACTTCCTTTTCACATGTAGATATGCTGTATGTAGTATGAACCCAAGTTTAGGTGACATTAGCGAACTTCAAGTAACAACCAGAATATAACAGCCCCTTCCTCTATAACCCTTAACATTCCAAAATGAATGTTTCTCTGTTGAGTGACCAGTAAGAACTGAGGACTTGACCATTAATCAACAAATTAGCTGGACACAAAGGAATACCATTTTAGGGAAATTAAACCCTTTATGGCTCGAGAGATGAAAAACTGGTTCCCTCTGGTACTTCCTTGCTGAATTGTGATAATGAATGGTCAACCAAATACGATAATCACACTTCAAGTAGTAAGGATACTTTTGAATAAAGAGTCTGCTAAAAACTGGTGCCGTTTTGTGTCATAACTGCATTAGCCGCTCCTGACAAGAAACATGCTTGCATTTTAGAAATATTGGCGCATTTAAAACCAACTATGGATTTTGGGAGTATTATCTCTCACATGAAGACAATCTGGTACAGACAGTAACTGTATCACATTGCCAACATTGAAAATATGCAAAACGCAACATTTCTCAGGGTGAAatcaattacaacaacaacaaaaacacttacCTCCCCCGGTCGTTGAGTGCAAACACCAGCAAGAAGCCTTCTCCTGAGCGCATGTACTGCTCCCTCATTGCCCCAAACTCCTCCTGACCTGCTGTATCCAAGacttacaaaaacataaatggaCCATTAAATAGGAATACACATCAATAGgtgcatttcatttttgtattttgcctGCAAGTGTTCTTCCCTCATGCATAAAGACAGTAGATGGAACTGAATGCACAATGGTAACACATTAGCAAAGGCAATTTGTTAAAACTTAATACTTCATAATCTTTTGTATCTCCcaactgttaaaataaaattcaatgccTAATGAAACCAAAATACCATATATACTTCGTCACAAATACAAAGGACCTGCTCTTCCCAAATCACAAATATTTGTTGAGTGCAAACATTGTAAGACTACAATTAAACATACAAGTATAACTGAACAATCAGCAATGCATGGTCGTAGATAAACAAACCCTATTTCAGTTGACttgaccctggactggttgccagtcaatcacagcacAATTGTGAATGGTAAATTGAGCAGGAATTGAAAacatactactaataataatacttttaatatgaaaccagagcacctggagaaaacacaagcagaacatgcaaactccacacaggaaggtcggCGCCCAGATTCCAATCCACAAACTGtgaagcggatgtgctaaccactcattcACTGTGCTGCCCCAGGCTGAACCAcacaaaatttaatatttaggtTTGAATATAAGCTCAGTTATTCAAATTTAACTCCACTACatgagaggaaactggagttAGGGAAGTAGGGGTTACAGCCATCAACTGGTCAGTCCATTTGTGTGTCATATGTTGGTCCCACCCTTCACACCAGAATTTAAACTGCAAATCTTATCCAGGGATTACACCATGCCTGTAGTCATTTCTCTACCCTAAAGAGTTTTAACACAAGTGCAGTAACTCACCCGTCAAGTGCAAGTCCTAACAAGGGAAGATCCAGAGAGCAAACATACTGCCTTTGTCATATCATGTCACATTGCAACACACCCTCTGCTtataaacaaactttttttccacacatcCTTCAGAACTGTGACAAACATGGATTGGATAAATCATGTCCGGTGTGGCTTATTCTTACTGTCCAGCCGGGTATCCTTTCCATCCACAGTGCAGATCTTCGTGTAGGAGTCTTCAATGGTCGGGTCGTAGTCTGACACAAAGTAGGACTGGAAGACACAATCATTGTTAACTTTGAGCTACTGatgcacattcacacatacacaaaatgaaatgtatcaACTAAATCTGGCAGACATGTTGGGAGAGTACACACAAACTCTCCACACCGAGGTGACACAGGTTCCAAAACTAGGTGACAGAGCAAAGCACCTCACCACCAAAACAACCCgatgcaaatactgtatttaaaagcaGTGTTCACGAAACACTAAATCTTcgaagtaaaaagaaaaatttctAAATACATTCCTTACTAACACAAATGTGTATATTCACATAACATCCCACCAAATTATTTGTGCCTGATACACTCATCTATCTGCTACGACTCAtgttatattaattaattacgTTGTCTGGGTAAAtgcatctgcattttttttgtaacaaccACGACTGaagaattgtttaatttttccgAAAGTTGGCTACAAGCCTCTTTGTGGAATCATATCATGATCAAATGTGATTGCACATGCAAGCTGGATCACATTTAAATGctcattattatataatttaattAGATACTTTATACATCTTAATATAGTTTAACTTGTAGAATAAGTGACCTAATGAGTAGTCATTTGAATTGCAGTGCCTAGTGTTTTgcgtaacaaaacaaaagcttcCCATTTCCAACAATTTCATGTATAAAATCTCAATAATTGTTtgaagcggtagaaaatggatggatgtatggattatTTGAACAATAAAGGGGTGGGTGGGCATTAGTGGAAAAGCATTGAAGGGGTGCAGGTTGTACTCAGCAGACAGGCCCTTCTGAGTCAGCCTTTGCGATTCCATTTCCCTAACACAAGGGGTCCCAAAGGGCTCAGGTCTTGATCCCCTTTTCTTCTCCCTCTATGTACTTTTACTtggctgtcaaaggacaccagaaacaaaattgtagacatGCACCAGTCttggaagactgaatctgcaatatgTAAGCAGCTCGCTGTGAAGAAATGAactattagaaaatggaagacatacaagaccacgaATAATCTCCCTCGATTTGGGGCTCCACACAAGATCGCATCCCGTGgcgtcaaaatgatcacaagaacgatgagcaaaaatccctgaaccacacgggggggacctagtgaatgacctgcagagagctggcaccaaagtaacaaaggctaccatcagtaacacactacgccgccagggactcaaatcctgcagtgccagacgtgtgcccctgcttaagccagtaaatgtccaggcccgtctgaagtgtgaaagagagcatttggatgatcaagaagaggactgggagaatgtcatatggtcagatgaaaccaaaatataactttttgatcatgtttggaggagaaagaatgctgagttgcatccaaagaacaccatacctactgtgaagcatgggggtggaacatcaggctttggggctgtttttctgcaaagggaccaggacgactgatccgtgtaaaggaaagaatgaatggagcCATGTATCGTGGGGTTTTGAGTGAAAaactccttccatcagcaagggcattgatgatgaaacgtggctgggtctttcagcatggcAATGATCCCAAATACACCGCCCCgggcaatgaatgaatgaatggcttcgtaagaagcatttcaatgtCCTGGAGTGGCCTGGCCAGTGttcagatctcaaccccatagaaaatctttggagggagttgaaagtctatgttgcccagcgacagccccaaaacatcactgttctagaggagatctgcatggaggaaggGGCCAatataccagcaacagtgtgtgaaaaccttgtgaagacttacagaaaacgtttgacctctgttattgccaacaaagggtatataacaaagtattgagatgaacttttgtgattgaccaaatacttattttccaccataatttgctaataaattatttacaaattaagatgttctgcatttttttttcttattttgtctgtcataggtgaggtatacctatgatgaaaattaaaatcctctctcatctttttaagcgGGAGAACTTGCGCAATTGGTGGTTgagtaaatacttttttaccCTATTGTAAAGGTGTGGCTGGCTCTGAACTTTTTAAGTTGCAATGAGAATAAGAAAGAGGTGACGAATTTTTGTGACTGCGCTGAGAACGCCATGGTAGAGCTGTGTTCCTTGGCCAGTCTGACCAAGCCCAACATTTCGAACATTGGGTCGTCAAGGTGGATGCTGACCTGAAATTTGAAAACCAGATCAGGGGAGTTGTGAAGTCGAGCTTTTATACTTTTAGCCAGCATGCCAAAATCAAGCAAATTCTTTGAAGGCATCTCTTTGAAAAAGTAGTCCATACTTTTGACACCACCCGGCTGGACTACAGTAATGTACTGTAGTGTAACTATGTGGGGATTAGCACTACTTCCAGTAGTTGCCTGCAGCTGCACATCTTTTAACTCACACACATAAATTGCAGGACATTTACCCCGTTTTTGCCTCACTGCCATGGCTGCCAGTGCatttcatgattattattattatttttttttttaaatcaggtttatttgcttttaaattgtTCAATGCTCGTGGCCCGCCCTACTGCTCTCTGAGCTTCTTCACCCTTTCGAAAACCACTTTCTCTCTTAGGCCAGTTGGTCAGCTGCTCCTGACTGTGCCATAAACCAGGCTGAAGCCCAGGGCAGTGAGTCTTAAAGGTTAAAATGATTGAATGAACTACCTCAGCACATCCAACCAATAGCCTCCTTTTTACCAGTTTTCAAATCTCTTCTCATTGGCCTTTGACACCTTGTGAGATGTTGActgatttgttcatttattacttttgtttttattcctaacgattttatttcttattttaagactactttttgtcttttaattaCTTACCTTTATGTTTTATGTAAACCTCTTTGGCGTTATTTGTTTTGTACAATACGTTGATGCACTGTGCTAGCTTTTAGATCGTACAACAAAGTTTGATTTGATGAGTTGCATTAAAGTGGGACCTCAATCTTTTAGGATTATTCTTAaatttaatgtgaaaaaaaaatgcatattttagcTGGAAACCTactttacttcttttttttttttttttttttttttttttttttagatcaacaGCACAAACATGTTTCAAACAACTATACTATtttttgtacagtactgtacaataaGAGAAAATATTGTATTGTGCCATCAACAAAATCAGTGGAAACGTCAATTTGGAGAAAACGTTCTTGTTTGGGGAGCAAACAACACCCCCATAACCAATTATTTCCCACCCCCATCCACCATAAATGACACCCCACATCTACGCGATGCTTTAATTAGACAGCAGCGTGTATATACTTAGATACAGAGTCATGCGTGCTCTTATAGGGATACTGTAAACGTCCTACCTGAATGAACTGGATGGTAAGGGCGCTCTTGCCCACTCCTCCACCGCCCACCACCACCAGTTTGAATCTTTCCTCGTCTCCGCTCATCgccgttttttttaataacttctcCCGACCAA
This Phycodurus eques isolate BA_2022a chromosome 16, UOR_Pequ_1.1, whole genome shotgun sequence DNA region includes the following protein-coding sequences:
- the rras gene encoding ras-related protein R-Ras, which encodes MSGDEERFKLVVVGGGGVGKSALTIQFIQSYFVSDYDPTIEDSYTKICTVDGKDTRLDILDTAGQEEFGAMREQYMRSGEGFLLVFALNDRGSYHEVQKFHTQILRVKDRDDFPMLLVGNKADLEQQRVISREDAQAFARENRIHYMEASAKNRYNVDEAFMELVRIVRRFQEMECPPPPAHHAGKQKSGGCPCVLL